Below is a window of Flavobacterium sp. N2820 DNA.
ACTATTTCCCCAATCCCATTTCATTACAATATCATACATTTTATCCGAATCAATACATCCCATTTCCATTGGATTTGGATTTTCTACTGGCGTTCTAATAGGAACTAGTTTAAAGCACATTCCGTCTAATTGTAGGTAATCTTTCATCCAGATGTAATCATCTTCACCGTTGCTTCCTCCAGTGAAATAAATAGGTCTTTTCCAGTTGTTTTCATTTACAATGTCTAGCATCATTAAGCGATTTTTATAGAGTGCTCTATCCTTAATCGTAAATTCAATTTGTGGCACAATTGAATCATAAAATTTTGGGCTAACCACTTTATTTTTTATGATTGTATTTTTATCGATAGGAAGTATTACTTTTTTGGATGGAAAATAATTTACTTTATTACCACTATCCATAGTTATTTTAGCTCGTTCATCATCTAAAGCAATGAATTTTAGCATTTCGTCAAGTAGTAATGGGTTTTCAGTTCGTTCAACATATAAACTATAATCTCTTCTACTACCCTTATATTGTTCTCTATTAAACGAGCTTGGAATTGGAGCGGATTCGTGTGTTTTCATTTTCATTTGGTCAATGTACCAATCGGTCATGAATAAGCTAGTATTCACAATTCTAATATCGGTTCTATAACCTTCAATTTCTTGCATATACCATAGTGGAAAGGTGTCATTGTCGCCAATGGTGAATAAAATTGCATTGGGCTCGCATGAGTCTAAATATGCTTTTGCCATAGCAAGTGCGGTATATTTACCTGAACGGTCGTGATCGTCCCAGTTTTCTTTAGCCATTATTACCGGTGAAGCTAATAAACAAACAACTAACACAATTGGAACTGCAATTTTAGGAGCTAAATATTGTTTAATCCAATCAAATATTGCATAAATTCCGAAAGCTATCCACATTGCAAATACATAGAACGAACCAACTAATGCATAATCACGTTCTCTTGGCTCGAATGGTCTCTCGTTTAAATATATTTTAAGGGCTAATCCAGTAAATAAAAATAATACTAATAATACATAAAAACTCTTTTTGTCGCGTTTTGCATGGAAAATAAAACCAATTAATGCCAAAATAAATGGAATTCCATAGTAAATGTTACGCGCTTTATTGTTGGCTATATCCGATGGGAGATTTTTTTGTGAACCAATAAAAAATTCGTCAATGATATTAATTCCACTAATCCAATTGCCTTTTAAATCCTCATACCTACCTTGTTCGTCGTTTTGTCTTCCAACAAAGTTCCATAGTAAGTAGCGCATGTACATATAGCCAAATTGATATTGAACCATGAATTTCATATTTGTAGCAAAGCTTGGTTTATCTACAATTAAATATTCACCATAAGTTTGTAAGAATTTGTCATATCCTTTTAAATCAACTTCACCTGTTGCATATGCTCTTCTAAAATCAGTTACTATTTGAACCAATTCATCTTCATGTGAATATTCTGGATTAATTCTAAATTCTAACGGTTCGCCGAAAGTCATGTAATTCACATTGTGTTCGTTGCTCCACATTCTAGGGAGTAAAGCTTTGTGGTCATCGTGACTGTTTTGAGCAGCGTTTTTAAAGTTGTTAGTAATTACATATTTTCCAGTTTGGTAATCACGCTCATAATTTGGTTTGCCGTCTAAATAAGGGGTTACAGGATCTAAACCGGCATACGTGTCAGAAAATTGCGGACCGTAAAATAATTTCTGTTCTCCATATTGTTCTCTGTTATAATATGCTAAAACTTCTGCAGCATCAGACGGCTTATTTTCATTAATTGGCGTATTGGCATTTGCGCGAATTGGTAGCATAAACCAAGTTGAGAATCCAATTAAGATGAAAAGTGTAGCTAGAATTAAAGTATTGTAAAAAACATGACCTTTCTTCTTGGTGTAATTTAAGCCGAAATAAAAGGCAGCAATAATTAATAAAAAAGCAAATATAGTTCCCGAATTAAATGGTAATCCTAGGCTATTAACCATAAAAATTTCGGTTTTCCCAAAAAAAGCTAATGTATATGGTAGTAATAATTTGAATATAAAAAGTAAAATAGCAACAATGACAACATTGGCAATTAAGAAACTTTTTACCGTAACGGTTTTGTATTTTTTAAAGAAATAAAGAAATCCAATGGCTGGGAAAGCCAAAAGTGCCATAAAGTGAACTCCAAAAGATAATCCAATGACTAATGAAATAATTAACAACCATTTGTTTCCTCGAGGTGTTTCAAGCTCTTGTTCCCAACGTAACCCTAACCAAAATAGTAATGCAATTAAAAAGGTTGCCATTGCATATACTTCGGCTTCCACTGCATTATACCAAAAACTATCTGTAAAAGTAAAGGTTAAAGAAGCAATAAAAGCACTTCCTAAAATCATTATCTTTTGATTGTTTGAAACTTCTTTTGCAGTTCCAACTACTTTATTTAGTATCATGGTTAATGACCAAAACATAAAAAGTACTGTAAAAGCGCTTGAAAAAACAGAAAGATAATTAACCATCAATGCAATTTTGTCTGGACTAAAAGCAAACATAGCAAAAAACGCTCCAAGCATTTGAAATAAAGGAGCTCCTGGTGGATGTCCAACTTCTAAATTGGCAGATGTTGCAATGTATTCGCCACAGTCCCAAAAACTCAAGGTAGGTTCAACAGTTAATGAATAAGTAATTAATGCAATTGCAAAAGCGGTCCAGCCTAAAATGGTGTTCCATTTTTTAAAATTGAATGAAGTCATATAAAAATTGGTTTCTGAATTTCAACTACAAAGAAACTATTTTTTTGTTTACATAAAATGTTAAATTATTTTTTTAATATTTTTTTTAGAAAAATTTGCAGAATAAAAAATATGCATTACATTTGCACTCGCAATCGAAAAGGTTGTTAGGTATTGGCCCATGGTGTAATGGTAACACTCCGGTTTTTGGTACCGTCATTCAAGGTTCGAGTCCTTGTGGGCCAACAAAACTCCGCTTAGAAATAAGCGGAGTTTTTTTATAGCGTTATATGGTTGATTTATAGGTTTATACAAAAAAAAGACCTCAATTGTTGAGGTCTTTTTTTTAAAATATTTAAAAATAATGTTTATATTTTAAATGTAATCACAGGTCTTTTTGCGTGATTTACTAAGTCTTCGCTGATGCTACCATTAAAGAAATGAGATAAGCCTTTTCTTCCGTGAGTACTCATTCCAATTAAATCTGCATCAATGCTTTTTGCAA
It encodes the following:
- a CDS encoding DUF2723 domain-containing protein: MTSFNFKKWNTILGWTAFAIALITYSLTVEPTLSFWDCGEYIATSANLEVGHPPGAPLFQMLGAFFAMFAFSPDKIALMVNYLSVFSSAFTVLFMFWSLTMILNKVVGTAKEVSNNQKIMILGSAFIASLTFTFTDSFWYNAVEAEVYAMATFLIALLFWLGLRWEQELETPRGNKWLLIISLVIGLSFGVHFMALLAFPAIGFLYFFKKYKTVTVKSFLIANVVIVAILLFIFKLLLPYTLAFFGKTEIFMVNSLGLPFNSGTIFAFLLIIAAFYFGLNYTKKKGHVFYNTLILATLFILIGFSTWFMLPIRANANTPINENKPSDAAEVLAYYNREQYGEQKLFYGPQFSDTYAGLDPVTPYLDGKPNYERDYQTGKYVITNNFKNAAQNSHDDHKALLPRMWSNEHNVNYMTFGEPLEFRINPEYSHEDELVQIVTDFRRAYATGEVDLKGYDKFLQTYGEYLIVDKPSFATNMKFMVQYQFGYMYMRYLLWNFVGRQNDEQGRYEDLKGNWISGINIIDEFFIGSQKNLPSDIANNKARNIYYGIPFILALIGFIFHAKRDKKSFYVLLVLFLFTGLALKIYLNERPFEPRERDYALVGSFYVFAMWIAFGIYAIFDWIKQYLAPKIAVPIVLVVCLLASPVIMAKENWDDHDRSGKYTALAMAKAYLDSCEPNAILFTIGDNDTFPLWYMQEIEGYRTDIRIVNTSLFMTDWYIDQMKMKTHESAPIPSSFNREQYKGSRRDYSLYVERTENPLLLDEMLKFIALDDERAKITMDSGNKVNYFPSKKVILPIDKNTIIKNKVVSPKFYDSIVPQIEFTIKDRALYKNRLMMLDIVNENNWKRPIYFTGGSNGEDDYIWMKDYLQLDGMCFKLVPIRTPVENPNPMEMGCIDSDKMYDIVMKWDWGNSESPNIYHDPETRKNSISYRTNLARLMQTLLNEGKKEKAEKVIDLAMAKMPLEYFEYYSLLEPFAEGYYKVGQREKGQKILSKLIRKQQEMLTFYSSWKASDQEFSAMDIMLDIEQYRSYLKVAKNANDLEFYNKEKVKFNNYNKMLAHFGRKME